In Scophthalmus maximus strain ysfricsl-2021 chromosome 13, ASM2237912v1, whole genome shotgun sequence, the genomic window AAACTGGGGGATGAAACCTGAAGCGAGTTCTGGtatgaaaatatcaattttACTCAGGCTTTTATTAAATGTACTAAATGTTCTTTCAGTGTTTGAGGGTAAAATGATACAAGATAAGTTTGTGATCATTGAGGATATTCAGCAGTGTCCAGTTGCATGACACATATTATGGTAAtaacagtgttttatttttttggatcGTCTcatgtggatgttttttgttgtttgtgctgAAGCATATTTCACTGCTTCAGTGTAATAAAGTAAGTCACTTTAGTCCTTAAGTAATTGACTAAATTAAATAAGAGTAATGTTTTTACTGACATTTACGGTTGTTTTAGGACAGATGACGATGACTAGACTGTTGATGAATGCAGTGAAAATGAACACTGCAAAGCAGGCCATTCGGATTTCAGTCTCATAATAGACTGTGTAATCCCTCTCACGCCTGAAGCTTCTGTTCAAAGTCTCAGATCATTTTGGGATGAGTTGCTGGTTTTAATACGGCTTCATTTTAAGGCTTCGGTGAAAACTCATCTGCCTTCTGTTTTTGCTAAAGACGCTTCTCAGGTGTGTAAATCAGACCAACGACCTTCTACATTACCTGTTGGTCCCGTTGTCACGGTGATGGGCAGTCTGCAAACCCCAACTCCCAACAGCACAGGTGAAAGTTCACTTCACTCCAGCGGCAGTAATACTAAAGCTCTGTTGTTTATAAgaatgttatactgtatatttggaACTACAGTCATTCTCTTGGTTTGCTGCTGTAGTTCGCCCCaaactcatttattcattcattgtaTGTTTGGTTAATATAATTcgaatttccatttttattgaACATTTAACAGACTTTTAATTCGTGTTGCCGTGAAAGTTAAGTTTCAAAAAGTTGTCCTTAGAAACTGCAACtgacaataataaaaagaatatcATCCCAGGGTCCTAGGTCCATTAAGTTTTCTTTCTGAAGCTTTCAATTAtatcaaataatctttatttgcAAATGGGACTTGACATGCAAATTTGGATGCCTACATGATTTGCCTCGAAATGGGCTGTATTTCTCATTGTTTGGTCCTTTTTACAAGCTACATGAAGCTAACAGAAGAAGAActcaaacacaagaacaaaagtAATAACACTATATTGTTACTGTACTTCTCCAAGCCGGAGTGCTGTGTCCATATAGTGCCAAGTACAAAACCGAGGGACAGCACAGGCTCCTGCCTATTCGTCTTCTATGCTGAGGCAGCAGTATTAAAACGCTGTGCTGTGCATTAAGGAGGCAGGCTGCCTGCTCCAGAGCACTGTCAATAAGCTCTGCAGTGAAAGCCATCACGTTTTAAAGATGGGTTACTGTACTCGGTGAGCTGGACTGCGCTGAGAAACAAGTGCTccatattattttgttttgatcatCTCCACCTGTCTGAAGGAACAAGCCTTATTTAAAGGAAAACTCAGGGAGAGAAAACTGATGTGACTCATAAATGGTTGATATTTCCCCCTCTGTCAGGGAGCGGTGCATCAGGCCCCAGCAGTGGCGTCGCTTCCCCGGCTCACATGCCCCTGCCCTTGCACTCTGTGCCAGATTTCTCCTATTCCTCCAGCGAGGATGAGTTCTACGACGCTGACGAGTTTTACCAGACCAGCACTTCCCCCAAACACTGCATAGAGTGAGTATCGCGTCACCCCGCCTCCATGCAACCTGCTTTGCTCACAGTGAAATGGTTGCTTCAGAAATTAAGTGTTTAGAAACTCAGGTGGCAAAATGCCGCTTGGAGCGAATAAAAATCAAAGCTGCACTAGCGGTCTTAGTTGGAGAAGTGTGCAGCAATTTGCCTGTGAAATCCTACTCGTTCTTTATCTCCTTATCTCCCGTGCTTCCTGCCTCCTTTCCGCTCACGCTATCTCCTCCTCTTGCCCAAAGTCCCTCAGGGCCTGCAGCTGCCCCGCCCCGCACAAATGAACAAACGGCGCTGAAACGACCAGACACCACAGAGTCCCTCAACTCGTCCATGTCCAATGGTACGACAGAAGCAGGTAAAAAGGGGAAAGTAAATTTGTAACCCTTTACGCATTCAACTTTGTCAAATGTTCAAAGATATGTGATGttttacacattaaaaatcTGAGGAATGAATGTTGTTACAGCCTTTTAAGATGTGTCCTCTGCTGTTGTCTGCAGATCCGTTTGATAGCCACGACGACCGTGACGATGACGGAGAAGGCGAGTCAGTGGAGGAGCACAAGAGTGTCATCATGCATCTGCTCTCTCAAGTTCGTTTGGGCATGGACCTCACAAAGGTAGAGAGCTCTTCAAgagcttcttctctctctgcagtgcagTCCATCCTCCCTTTACTCACTTCCATCATCTGTGTGAGCGACTTTAGATTTTCACCTTCATTATGTTTCACAGGTGGTCCTGCCTACCTTCATCCTAGAGAGGAGATCTCTGCTAGAAATGTACGCTGACTTCTTTGCACACCCTGACTTGTTTGTAAGGTATGTTCCATTTCAACAattcctctgctctgttcaAGTCAAAGTTTTCAAATGTATGTAAGATTGATCATTGTGCCTTTTCTTCTGACTTCCTCTAGTATCGCTGAGCAGCCGGAGCCCCGAGAGCGCATGGTTCACGTGGTGAAGTGGTACATGTCGGCCTTCCATGCAGGGAGGAAAGGCTCAGTGGCCAAGAAACCTTACAATCCAATCCTGGGAGAAGTGTTCTACTGCCACTGGGATCTGCCCAGCGAGGCAGAGGAGCCCTCCCCACACACGGTAAGACCACAGGCCTCTGCAGTCAGTGTCATCAGACCTGGTTGCTTCTTGATCTCTTTGGATTTTGTTGATATGCTTCTTTGCCTGCACagcatcttatttttttcaatttgtgttaCACACAATGGAACTTTACACATCCTGATGTCTCATGTATGATTTATTTGCATATTGGTTGAGAAATGCTACCACAATAGTAATATTGTGCTGTCCACAATATTACTTTAAATCACTTTGGTTAAAAATCTCTTGTAAGCCTGTAACAACCATTGAGATACTACAAGTGATATTTGGTTATGCAAATAAACTTGAAGGTTATATATGCATGTAcaccacatttaaaacatttacatggCAGCAAACAACTATTATCTATGTAAAGATACAGTATAGAGGattaatgtgtgcgtgtgtgaggatatagtctttcttttttttttgcacaactgCAACATGGAACAAGTGTTGGTTTAATCTCTTCTCAATCCAATACTTTAGACCACTGTTCAGGAGACGGTGTCAGAGGGTCCAGTTCCCTGGTCTTCAACCaatagtgtttgttttgttgcggAGCAGGTCTCTCACCACCCACCCAGTGAGTGTCCAACCTTCTTCTGAATGATTACAAAGAGTCGCCAAAACCCGCAACCACTCATTTTTTTAAGCATATCGGGCCAGAATACTTAGTAAAGAGAATATTTGCTGATGATTTGAATATATTAAAATAGGAtcttgaaaatgtaaatgaaagttgttgttgttttttaagatacTGGACCAttgcttgtttctctttttgtccaaACTCATCagtgtttcttctcttctctctgtagtTTCTGCATTCTACGCAGAGTGTTTAAATAAGAAGATCCAGTTCAACGCTCACATCTGGACCAAGTCAAAGTTCTTAGGCATGTCCATAGGCGTCCACAACATCGGCCAAGGTATGTAAGAAGTACGTGTCATACACTCCCCAAAAACACACTCTGTTACGAGGTGTAATATTTCTGTTCCATTGTTTTAAGGTTGTGTGTCATGTTTGGAGCACGATGAACATTACATCCTCACCTTCCCTAATGGATATGGCAGGTGAGTGTAATTTCTTCCCTCATCATCACTTTATTACTTTCTGATCGTTACCGTCTGCTTCACTGACCTGAGTCTGTCTGTCCAGGTCAATTCTGACTGTGCCATGGGTGGAGCTGGGTGGGGAGTGCAACATCTCCTGCTCCAAGTCTGGCTACAGCGCTAACATTGTGTTCCACACCAAACCCTTCTATGGAGGAAAGAAGCACAGGATCACTGCTGAGATTTTGTAAGAGGGAAATGGTTGCAAATGACATTTTAGAACACAGTTGATAGACTGATAGTGGAGTCAAGTAAATATaccacacttcttttttttgtctttttcagccCACCCAATGATAAGAAGTCTTTCTGCTCCATTGAAGGGGAATGGAATGGAGTGATGTACGCCAAGTGGGCAACTGGagtgagttttctttttgtattttcctttggGTGGTTAAGGGTATGGATCAGACTGAGAGTAAACTAATAATCATTTGTTagctgaacaaaaacaaaatctccgCATTCACTGGATATGGGAATAACTACTAAAGGAAAGAGTCTTGCTGTAAATAAAGTTAATacattgaaatgtttaattaaaaaatgaatgtgttttgtgtgattctAGGAGAACACAGTGTTCATAGACACTAAGAGGCTGGGTATCGTCaagaagaaagtgagaaagcTGGAAGACCAGCTTGAGTACGAGTCCCGAAGGTGAGAAATGACATTGTTAAACAAAATGCTACTCTacggctacatccatactactcCATCACTTCTGCTACGTTTtcgcctgccgtccacacatCTCCGGTGTTTTTGAGCTCCTGAAACTGAgaagttttagtttgaaaacccTGGGGCAGCGTTGTGGTatggacagacagaaaaggagacGTTTGGAAATAATTGCTCAGTCACCTGTATTTGCTTCCATGATTATTATCCGTCATGACTCGAATACATGCGGTGAAGACAAAACTTTTCTAGCACTCACTGTAAGTCACATCGTCGTCGGGTCAAGACAAGAAATCCCTCGTCTTACTTTTCATCACTGTTGTTTCACTGGGATTACTTCTGATACAGAGATcgttttagttttgaaatgcTGGTTTTAACAAAAACgtattagtatggatgtagcctaaatGTCCAaaagtatgtgtttgtgtatttgaccTTTACCTCCTTTACCTGATCCATCAGATTGTGGAGAGATGTGACGCTGAACCTGAAGCTGAAAGACATTGATGAAGCGACAGATGCCAAACACCGgttggaggagaaacagagagccGAAGCacgagagaggaaggagaacgAGCAGCAGTGGGAGACGAGGGTGAGTCTTTCTAACCTTGTTTATTAGCTACATGAAAGAACATGTCATAGGAGACCACACCTTcctaaaatattatattaacatAAATCTATTCTCCTATAATTGACTAtataatcttgtttttttgaacatCAGATGACAAATTCTAAATACAACATAAAGGGATATAACGTGAGCAAAGGTCTATGTAAAagatgtaattattttttagCTAACAGATTGTATTCAGTCCTCATTGTCAGTAAcattatacattcatacatacagtcATAATACATCACATACCTACTCCATTAAGTAAATGTACACAGACGCCCTCTATTTCATTGGTCGAGAGAGATCAGTGTTAGAAATGTCAGATAATCTTGTAGTTTTATTCTGTGTTcagttttaatatatttgtttcaGATAACTGAGTAATACTTTGTATcgcttgtgtgtttctgcagctaTTCCACGAGGACGGGGAGTGCTGGGTCTACGATGAACCTCTATTAAAGAGATTAGCCTCTCAGAGGCAGTGAGAAGACGCACACTcggatgcaaacacacacatgtatgcatAAAGAAATGCACACACGGCAGAGTCTTCATAAGAActcttttgcaaaaaaacacacttcttATCCAAGCCTTGGAATGACTGATGATTGAATATGTACACAGCTTTGCATTTGACTGTAAAACTACAATaatggaaatgaatgaaatcGAATGGGAAAGCATCAAAGATGTAACCGGAAAATAAGCAAcgctcttctccttctttggGCAAACTCACTTTCATCTCCATCGACACCAGTCATCATGAGACCTGTCTGCACTGAGACGAGATGGGAGCGTCTTTCCGCTTTTCGTCTCTCGACTCTGTTCCATCAGCTTCACGACCACACCCATCATCAGCTCCACGACGAGCCAGAGCAGCACTCATTTCCTTACACATttgttgggggggttgggggtggggggtaaagggttgtgtggtttgtgttcaaatcaaataaacCTTGTCAAATAAAACAGAGCTCTACATCTCAGGGAATCTGGtgactgaggggaaaaaaagctgccgCCCCCTCTGAGAGTCTGACAGCCTTATAACGGTGGGACGGATTGATCTTAAAGGGGCGGGGGAGAAATTCTCTGCTTCCCTGCAACTAGTTATTACTGTtgtttatatatagatatatacatatgattgatatataaatatgtattcttttttattttcaatgctctgtttatttttctttctggcaATAGTGTAAAATATTTGAGGATATGAAATGTATGGCTTTACATCTTTAGGAATCATTCCATTTTCTCgttttgatgttttgttcacGTTTTTAAAGTTAATTTGCCGCCTATTTGGTGGTGTCTCAAGTGTTTCCAGAAATAAAGCCCTGCATAACCCACAGCACAGATTTATGGAATATATATGCAATATAGAAATCATTTGTTGCCTGTCACTGGACATGTTTGTATGTCCGTTAtgccaaaaaaaaggtttagaGAAGAGGCTGAAGGAACTTTGATCCAGGTGGAGAACAAAGAATCCTCTAAAACATGTTTCCATGCTACCTGAAAGCATTTATGAACAAATGattgtttacatattttttgtctttctggaTTGCTGGTCTGTGATAATGATGAGGAGGTAAGGTTTGGACTGAGTCTGTGAAGTCTCCCTTTTGTTCTGCACATTACATCTCTTCTTGTGTCCTTTCCAAACTCACTGATACCAGAGTGGATGTGTACTCATGTCAGAGTGTAAGGAGCGAGAAAGAGGAACACGAGTTCACCTTTTAAACACTATTTCTGTTTCATAGTGCTGCTCTGGCCAAACTGCATTATACTGGTTCAGTTTTCTTGTAATCTCTTTTTTGTCCATTGTTTTTCAAGAGAGGAACCACATAGAGGGCAGTATTTATCCTATTGTAAACCTCTGCTTTTTGAACTATTATTCATTCTCTTATTTACAGCTACGTAGGTTGAATCTAAATGCCGTCATATTTCAATATgcagaaattacaaaaaaaaacaatacaaagttCACCTGAAAATGCCTGAGAACATCTCTTAATGCTGTATCAAGCTCATGACAGACCCCCCTTATCTTATGATTTGGCTTTCTTAGAAATTTGGCCATTACATTAAATAATCTGAGGGAAGTAAGTACAGTAAAAGAACTTCTGAGACTTCAATTCAATTAATCCTTTAAAGGGATTTATAAAGACATTGTTGCTGCAGTTGAATTTAATCCTctgaatctgacaaaaaaaggttttttagAAACAACCCAAATGAAATTCAGAGTCCAGTTAAATTTGAAGTTactacttttttcccctccatggtttgtctttgtaaattaaattgaattgaggCCTTGCCATACATTTCAGTATCACTGTCGTCTGATGGAGAGTAAtcgaaaacaaaatgtattttttttccccttctgatCATAACCATTGATTGTATGTTTATTAATGCATAATATTAAATCTCCATGAGTTTAATTCTGTGATATTTTGTCATGGTTCCTTCACTTCAGTTCAGTTTACATACCGACAGTCGCACACACGGACATGTAAATGTATGATAATGAACTCGGTAAACAAATGTACCTACTAAATATCAGCTACATCACAAACTACACTCACAGTATTGCTTTACACAGTGAGGCGTTGGAGTCATTGAGCTTTAAAACAGAAACTACATCCTCCAAACTGATCAAACATTTCAATCTTTAATGTTCAAAATCTCCATGCCGGatattctcattcatccaggtcatagcACACTTAAGTGATGGGagggttttttggggttttgttttttttaacaggaccGTTTAGCTTGGTGTCCATAATAAAATACCAACTGagtgaatattaatattgtccTGTTTACACGCTTGTAAATATATTATAGCAGAACTTAAGAGGAAGCTTTTATTAACCTCATGCGACAGGATCAACTGCCTGCAAGGACCTCTAGGCGCTACTTTCTACGGGCAATAGGTGTCCGTGTAGGTGCctcatgtaaaaacaaatggccaaattacatttacatacgtcctacatacatatatacatagatGTTTACATACTACATTCTTAATAATACATGCAAACTAACTGTTAACCtaccatttttttgtgtgtgtgggggggggggtatcaatGAGGAAACGTAATAAAAACGAAATACACGTCCATGGATTTGACCAGGAGGGGCGCTAGTCGTCGGAATATTTTTCCCATCAGCCAGTGCGATATTCCCAATAAAAGGGCCCTGCACCCTTCGCTCTATCTCATTCTCCGGCTCACTTTCCCTCAGGTATGTATGGCACAACTTTACAGCGGCTGCTGGTCTTCACCCGACTTTACATGGTGCCATTCAGTTGTTACTATATCCTCAGACTTTCACATGTATGTATACGTGTCTCATGCTGAACCCGTGCTGTATTTTAATAACGTGTTTCGCGTCCTAAGAAGTAGTGACCCGATGCTAGCAGTGTTAGCCACGTTAGCCGCAGCAGGCCTCAGCCACGTGTTTCACCGCACATGTCGAGATGCTGAATCATCTCTGTGCAGCCTCGCCCCAGTGCTACATGATGATATAAATGTTGGTAGGGACATCTGAATGACTGTGAGGAAATGCCAACTCTTCTGACTGCACGGGACAATGGCTTTCAGCCGATTCAGGgtattttgttgtttgctgCGCAGCTGTTAAAATATTAGCAGGTGGCAATGAAGCATGTTACCCTAAGTAGTGATAAAAATCTAATAAGCACAgacttgtatattttttttgttaattattgCTCCAATGTGTTTGCAGACCCGTGGAGGAGCTCTTCAGAATGACGCTGCCGATCACATGGTGAGGAACTAAAATATTATTTGGCGTGTCGTCGTGAGTAGTTAATTGAAGTGATTTCTAAAACTGCTTCACATGGGTTGTATAGATTGAGCTCTTAATCTAAAGTGCTCTTTCTGCAGGTTCATATCCATGTGCCTAAATGATGGTGTTGGGAGTCATCTAATACTAAACAGGTAATTGCAGTTCTTCTAAATGTATCTATTCTACTTATAACTGGAAGTCACTGATGATTTTTGATTATAAGAGTAGTGGACAGAAGCGATTTCTGAGTAATCATATACTGAGACTTCAGTTAAAGCTGTAATGCTCCTCTTGATATCACCTGCACTGTACTAAGATCTGTGTTAATCCACAGGTTTCTGCAAAACCCAGAAACGATGAACGACCAGGAGCAGAAGAGGTGACGCtcagtttatttgtgtttggcTGTAAAGATGATTTTATGCTTCTCTTGAGGTGTTCCTTAGCTGTGATGCAGTTTAGAAGAAAAATTGTGATGGGTTAAGCACATCACCAACTACAGAGATATATCCACCCAGTTGCAGGTCATAAGTCTTCCACTTTTGGCCCGCATAACTTAAAACAACCCCCTGtgatccccccaaaaaaacacatttgcattgtGACAAAGTTCAACATGCCTCCCCAGTAACATGGGTAGACATCCATTAAATCATGCGTTTACGAAGGAAGTGGTAGTTAATAATTTCCTCCAGGGGAACAAGGAATTAATTATTTTGAGTATTGCGTTTGGATCCACACTTCCTGACTTGCTTTGAAATGTAGACACTCAACTCCATTTGGATTCTGCAATGTTAGTAACATGAGATGCAGCTCTGGCTGGACTTGACTCGCACCACACCCCAGAGAAGCATCCGTCTTGCCTTTTTAAATCCTGCACATGAGCCCAGTGCTGCTGTGATGACATTTATTTGCTACTCTTGAAAATACACATGTTGAAACTCTCAACCACCAGTTGACTTATCTGAGGCACTGAAGGAAGAGGTGCCCGAAAGTGACATTATCATTTTGAAATGctcatgtgtgttgtgttcctGCAGGTGTGGTCATGTTGACTGAAACGACTGGTTGACAACGTTCAAACAGGTAATGGACCAGAATGATTAAATTGTGGCCATAAAACAAACTGACAATGATGaatattgttaaaaaacaatGGGAATCTCTCTgaaaaagagtgaaagagaacTTTTTACTGATGCAGTGATTAAGAAATACCATaacggttttgtttttttaaatggcttcTAACGTGGCGTTTTCCTTGCAGATTGTCCTCATGTTGGCCAGTCTGGTTCCAACATTTGTGGATCAGTTGAGGTGAGTTTGTTAAAAAGATTTGACCTGTTGAAAAACTGTTTTGATGCAGTGATGACAGCATAGTTCAGCTGATAACTGTGACGAAGAAACATGTCTTTCGCTCCTAACTGATGCATCTGCTTACACAACCTAGAAGGTGACCTTTATTACGAGTGAGgttttaatttcatttcctctgttcattttcagaaaCGTGTGTCTGACTACAAAAGACTATGAAGGTGAGTGGACCTGaagtattaattttttttttagtgatgCTCAACACAATGATGATTGCATAGTTCAGCAGATTTAACTATGAAGAATAAGCTTTCTGTCTTTCGCTCCTATCTGACGTGTTGACTGTAGTTGTCCTTAAACCCTTAATTGTATTTTAGCCACAGTAGTAAaatcccctcttctcctcagaCATGTGATCTTTGCTGACCGATGCTTCGGACATGTTGGTGACAATACTTCAGACATGCTGGTGACAATGCTTCCTTCAGAAATGCTGGTGAGTAACGTGTTCGGATCAGTACTTTGCAGCCAAAATTCAGACGTGATGAATTTGAATCAGGTCTCTGATCCAGTTGAGGATATACGTCATGTTTTCTGATCTGATTGttggaaaattaaaatgactaCAATTTCTTCCCATTATCTCACATGAAGCTCTTTTGACTTTGCAGACCAAATGGGATCGGCACAGTCATGTGCGCAAGATGTCACAAGCATTGTGAGTATGATAAACTGCATTCCAATCACCTCAGACCCAGATGACTTGTGGAGTTGATAATCCTTCATTTAATAAACATGATACCACTTATACAAGATTAAAAGGGAGATTAAACAACCtgttaacaaaaataaaaccgcGTAACTACGTCATCTGGGTCTGAAAAAGATGCACATGTTCAATAGGGATCTCTGTTGTGGACCTCTCGATCCCTGTAGTCTGGCCTGTGTGATGAAAAAGTAAAGACTGACAAAAATCATGGAGTCTTGTTTTATTAGCTCTAGCTGATCTGGTCAGCTTAAAATATTCGTCCTAATGTTTCATGTTCTTATTAAACTTATATTGTCTGTCTTCTTCAGGCTCTGACTGCTCACTGGAGCCAGTGTCGACAGCAAAGAAAAGAGACTGAGGTGAGGAGCGACTCCAACTAGTTACAAAATGACCATAAGTTCAGTGATGTTTAACAAATGTCTGACCTGAACTATAATGTGGACAACTACTGTTACTGAGAACTCCAGTGACTGAAATGTTATATCAACCAGTCACTGACTTGTAATAAggttatttctctctcctctcaggaaAGAGCTGAATCTCCTCGCCTGAACTTGGTAAGCATTTTAGAATCTAAGAAATTTGGGTGCACCACATTACCAGATTAAATTGACCACTCCATCTATGATGAAAAGATTCTGCCAAATGATATCTCTTGATTATAACCCATACCGTTCCATTATTGTCTGAGGAGGTTGTGGTCACtaaatgttttctgttgtgttgaCTGTTTccttcactttattttaatgtcACTGGTCTGTTTCCtcaggaaagaagaggagacatcCTTGAAGACCCTGAGAACTCAACGACGGCAACCACGACACTGAAGTGGAACGAGTCATGAAGTTGACAATGATTTGAAGTTATCTAGTTCCAtgatatcaaaatagtttgtttttcacCATGACAATAAAGACTGGATTGTAAATACTTTGTTCTCATTTGATGTGAATAAATTGCATGTAAAAGCAGACTCAGATCATAATAGTGAACAACTGATCAATGAGTGGGCCAGCACCATGACTGACTCAGTAGGATCAAAGTAGAGGCTCTACACTGCTTAGCAATGGACTTGTGTCTCCCTGTTAGCTGATGGGGACATTGTAATTTATAAAAACTGGCACTGGATTATGCAACACCTGCACACTACATTAAAAGTTGATATGAGGCTTATTACAGTGGTCTGACATTTCTATTTTCAATATAATACCTTGGGTCTAAATTTTAAGAGAAATCCCCCAAATTCTAAGATGTTTCACGGTACAATACAAAACATCGTGTATAAAATAACAGCTGCCTTACTAGATGTCTACAAGCAACCAGCATCCTGATGATCTCCATTACAGTTCAATGACTGCGCTAGCTGGCCCTTTAAAGATGGGCGGAGCTAAGTGTCCGCCCGCAAGCGCCTCGAAGACCGTAAAAAACCCGTTCGCTCCTCCCTAGCAACCACCGGGAAGAGGAGCACTCGGCCCCCACACGGAGCACCGGCCGCAGACGGCTCCTCGTCGATGGGAGAGGAAACCCCGAGAGTCGCTTGTCAGCGTCGAGTCGAGCGGCTCGGACCCGCCTCCCCAGCCCGATGTCAGCGCGCTGCTTCCTGCCTCTGCTCCTGGCGCTGTCCGCACAGGCCGACTTCTTCCGCCTCGACAGCATCTCCAACGTGTCCAGCTACTATTTCAATTACATCTATTGCAATATTTGGGAGGGGGAGTGTCAGCCCAACCAAGACGATGCTACACAGCAAGGTAGGAGGCGACGCGTTATCAATGTTACATGACGCCTGTGTAGCCGGTCCTGCAGCCTGCATGTTCATTGGCTTCCCCCACAGTGTTGATGTATTACTGAATGGTCGCAGCACAGTTGTAAAGACTGGTTCTCTGTGTTGCTCTCAGTTCCGACCAGAGACCTGTGGTCAGGGATCCCTCAGGACTACATCAGCCTGCTGCACCAGTGGTACTGTAGCCTGGGCCAGTGCTGCGAGTCTGGAGACTGCAGGGTAACCAACAACATCACAGgtacagcactgtgtgtgtgagagagagagagatgcattgCATAGAAATTGTAATACGTACAAAACAAGTACTGATTGTGCACTgtatggattttgtttttttctatttcagcaTCTCTATTGTGAAATGGTCAACATAAATATCCACAAACAAGGAATTTGCTTCGATGGCAGCATaacaacacaaatttaaaacaagTAGTACAAGTACAAGGAGCAGTAATGGAAAAACTATACAAcagaattaaatatttaaaaaaaattaagttgaaATGTATAAAAGTATGTGCAGATAATATGAAAAGCAATCTTTCACCGAGAGTTACAgtatgttatgttttttaaactattttctgTTGCTCTATATTTAGTGGGTTAGGACCTATTTTTTTATAACCAATAATAAAAGTTGCTGTAACTCTTACTTTTGAGCCTGACACCTAAAACAGACTGCTAACACTCGACAGCACAGCAGATGTGCAATTTTCAAAAGCATCACCTTTacattaaatgttgttgttcttgcaCTTGAATACATGAAATGTCCATACTGTAGGTTGCAACCATAGATTAGGTTGGATGTTGATGTTAAGTTCTGGTTTTCTCCAACGATTGTACaggtttaattttgtttgtgggAAGAAGAA contains:
- the osbpl9 gene encoding oxysterol-binding protein-related protein 9 isoform X2; the protein is MVKMASIMEGPLSKWTNVMKGWQYRWFVLDYNAGLLSYYTSKDKMMRGSRRGCVRLRGAVIGIDDEDDSTFTITVDQKTFHFQARDADEREKWIHALEGTILRHTLQLREAETGFVPSVQDFDKKLAEADAYLQILIDQLKLFDEKIKDCKEDESRRKIENLKETTCSMVESIKHCIVLLQIAKDQSNEQQHANGLISTINPVDGIYQPPLDSPVVNTTMPTQTTLPTDASQVCKSDQRPSTLPVGPVVTVMGSLQTPTPNSTGSGASGPSSGVASPAHMPLPLHSVPDFSYSSSEDEFYDADEFYQTSTSPKHCIDPSGPAAAPPRTNEQTALKRPDTTESLNSSMSNDPFDSHDDRDDDGEGESVEEHKSVIMHLLSQVRLGMDLTKVVLPTFILERRSLLEMYADFFAHPDLFVSIAEQPEPRERMVHVVKWYMSAFHAGRKGSVAKKPYNPILGEVFYCHWDLPSEAEEPSPHTTTVQETVSEGPVPWSSTNSVCFVAEQVSHHPPISAFYAECLNKKIQFNAHIWTKSKFLGMSIGVHNIGQGCVSCLEHDEHYILTFPNGYGRSILTVPWVELGGECNISCSKSGYSANIVFHTKPFYGGKKHRITAEIFPPNDKKSFCSIEGEWNGVMYAKWATGENTVFIDTKRLGIVKKKVRKLEDQLEYESRRLWRDVTLNLKLKDIDEATDAKHRLEEKQRAEARERKENEQQWETRLFHEDGECWVYDEPLLKRLASQRQ
- the osbpl9 gene encoding oxysterol-binding protein-related protein 9 isoform X8, whose protein sequence is MAFLHVPVRAGRKGHGSFRHRKSEAAVASNAEAETGFVPSVQDFDKKLAEADAYLQILIDQLKLFDEKIKDCKEDESRRKIENLKETTCSMVESIKHCIVLLQIAKDQSNEQQHANGLISTINPVDGIYQPPLDSPVVNTTMPTQTTLPTDASQVCKSDQRPSTLPVGPVVTVMGSLQTPTPNSTGSGASGPSSGVASPAHMPLPLHSVPDFSYSSSEDEFYDADEFYQTSTSPKHCIDPSGPAAAPPRTNEQTALKRPDTTESLNSSMSNGTTEADPFDSHDDRDDDGEGESVEEHKSVIMHLLSQVRLGMDLTKVVLPTFILERRSLLEMYADFFAHPDLFVSIAEQPEPRERMVHVVKWYMSAFHAGRKGSVAKKPYNPILGEVFYCHWDLPSEAEEPSPHTTTVQETVSEGPVPWSSTNSVCFVAEQVSHHPPISAFYAECLNKKIQFNAHIWTKSKFLGMSIGVHNIGQGCVSCLEHDEHYILTFPNGYGRSILTVPWVELGGECNISCSKSGYSANIVFHTKPFYGGKKHRITAEIFPPNDKKSFCSIEGEWNGVMYAKWATGENTVFIDTKRLGIVKKKVRKLEDQLEYESRRLWRDVTLNLKLKDIDEATDAKHRLEEKQRAEARERKENEQQWETRLFHEDGECWVYDEPLLKRLASQRQ